AACGAAAGCAAATCATGTAGCTGTTTTTTCATTTCTTCATGTTGAAAGCTATAGACCATTAGAGAAAAGAAAAGCCGGTGGTAAAAAGAATCGGACGTACAGCGCTCCCGGGCTGCATGGAGTGCGTCCTTCAGTTTCTTTGGACCCGGTTTTGTATCAGATTCCACTTGTCTCCATGACGATGTACATACATCTTCGACAAGACTAAGCATAAGCTGTTCTTTGGTACGAAAATGATAATATACCGTTCCCTGAGTTACGCCAGCTCCTGCTGCAACAGCTTTGAGTGTCAGCTTTTCTATTCCGTGTTCTGCAAGGCACTTTTTTGCGGAAGCAAGCAGTTCCTGTTTAGAGACAATATTCGGTTTTGCCATATTTTTTCACTCCTTTTACTAAGTTATTCGGATAACTAACTAGTATTTTATTCCACATTAAATAGAATGTAAATAGCCAGAGTTTTTTCTTTTTTTGTCCTCTGTGAGTGTCTTTTCTCATATGTTAATTTTAATAATATTTTAATTGTAAAGTTTATACACAAGATTAAAAATAGGAAATCAAGTATTTATATAGAACTTTTAGCTGAAAATATATTTGCATGTAAATAATTCAAATTGACAAAAAAATAACTATCAAGAAGGTGGTCGTATGATAGACGTGTACTTTTAGTCAGCATGGCGATATATGCCATAGCTCTGCAAATAGTATTTACGCTTATTATGATGATTATTAGCAACTCAGATCGCCTTTCGGAAATTGAAATTTTGCTGTATTTATTTTATGAAAACGAAATAAAGGAATACAGCGTACTGCTGTATCCGTTTATCCCGATTTTAGCGATCGTTGGAGCAGGTTTCGTTGTGTAAGTACTGTTTTTGATAATCCACAGGATAGCTTGTTGGCAATCGGTATTACGCTGGCGGGTTTACCGATTTATTGGTTATTGCAGCGTCGGCGGGTAAATTCCTTACTCACTGATGGTTCGTTGCCCTGGGATAAAAAGTGCGAAGCAAGGACAAGGAGATGTACGGCCAAGCATCACACGTATAACCCAGATTGTTTCAACTCATATTAAGAAGGATGAAGGTATGAGCAGGAGGAGACAATTATGCGTGACCAGCAATCAACTACGCAGATGCAAAATCCGATTTCTCAGGCACAAGATGCAGTCAAAAGTGCAAAAAACGCAACCGCACAGGTGCAGTCCCATCCGACGGAGCAGGCTTATATAGGCGCTGAGAACGCAAT
The Aneurinibacillus migulanus genome window above contains:
- a CDS encoding TetR/AcrR family transcriptional regulator, with product MAKPNIVSKQELLASAKKCLAEHGIEKLTLKAVAAGAGVTQGTVYYHFRTKEQLMLSLVEDVCTSSWRQVESDTKPGPKKLKDALHAARERCTSDSFYHRLFFSLMVYSFQHEEMKKQLHDLLSFENKALSEQFASIFNTSPVEGISFETWGILVNAMIDGLAVQALLSDSFPADRVYGELETLLTHGMTNDK